A part of Eubacterium sp. AB3007 genomic DNA contains:
- a CDS encoding helix-turn-helix domain-containing protein, producing MAKYSYEFKRIVVDEYLSGQGGCNYLSQKYSLTRSLIQRWVSNYRHFGDDGLRRSRQKQKYTFEFKLHVVELYLSSELSYQTLASQVGMTNSTLITQWVNNYRAAGPDALRPKKKGRKRTMDKEKVIREIEDGDSEEQKELLRQLQEENLRLRIENAFLKESRRLRLEEEGLLNELRESSTASEENSN from the coding sequence ATGGCAAAGTATAGTTATGAGTTTAAACGCATAGTTGTGGATGAATACCTAAGTGGACAAGGAGGCTGTAATTATCTTAGCCAAAAATACAGTCTCACACGATCACTTATCCAGAGATGGGTTTCAAACTATCGTCATTTTGGGGATGACGGTCTTAGAAGAAGCAGGCAGAAGCAGAAATACACTTTCGAATTCAAGCTTCATGTAGTAGAATTGTATTTATCAAGTGAACTCTCTTACCAGACTCTTGCGAGCCAAGTAGGAATGACAAATAGCACATTAATTACCCAATGGGTCAATAACTATCGTGCTGCTGGACCTGATGCCCTGAGACCCAAAAAGAAAGGTCGAAAACGAACGATGGATAAAGAGAAAGTCATCCGTGAGATCGAAGATGGTGATTCGGAAGAGCAGAAGGAACTTCTTAGGCAATTGCAGGAGGAGAACCTTAGACTTCGGATCGAGAATGCATTTTTAAAAGAATCGAGGAGGCTGCGTTTAGAGGAGGAAGGTCTTCTGAACGAACTGCGAGAATCGTCCACAGCCTCCGAGGAGAATTCAAATTAA
- a CDS encoding IS3 family transposase, producing MVHSLRGEFKLKDILAAAGLPKATYMYWQKRFDREDPDAELLQIMRDIREKHKNYGYRRIYGELRKQGIKVNKKRVHRIVQKYGMQVTSFTRKSRRFSTYKGVVGRIAPNRVNRRFNTNIPHQKITTDTTEFKYYEPDDKGRVSIKKFYLDPFMDMWNLEILSYGISDRPSAQSIMTALNEAIDVTSDCKFRRTFHSDRGWAYQMNAYRYELKKNRIFQSMSRKGNCYDNSPMENFFGIMKQEMYYGQVYRSFDELKDAIDKYIRYYNQKRSKASLGYRSPVEYREEILAA from the coding sequence ATCGTCCACAGCCTCCGAGGAGAATTCAAATTAAAGGACATTCTCGCAGCAGCAGGACTTCCAAAAGCCACGTATATGTACTGGCAGAAGCGATTTGATCGCGAGGATCCGGATGCTGAGCTTCTTCAGATCATGAGAGATATCAGAGAAAAGCATAAGAACTATGGCTATCGTCGAATCTATGGAGAGCTTCGGAAGCAAGGCATCAAGGTAAACAAGAAGCGCGTCCATCGCATAGTCCAGAAGTATGGCATGCAGGTTACCTCATTCACCAGGAAGAGCCGCAGGTTCAGTACATACAAGGGTGTCGTAGGAAGAATCGCTCCAAACAGAGTGAACAGAAGATTCAACACTAACATTCCTCATCAGAAGATCACTACGGATACGACAGAGTTCAAGTACTATGAGCCGGATGACAAAGGCAGAGTATCCATCAAGAAGTTTTATCTTGATCCATTCATGGATATGTGGAATCTGGAGATCCTGAGTTATGGCATTTCAGATCGTCCATCTGCGCAGAGCATAATGACGGCCTTGAATGAGGCAATCGATGTAACAAGCGATTGCAAGTTCAGACGCACATTTCACTCTGACCGTGGCTGGGCATACCAGATGAATGCTTATCGCTATGAACTGAAGAAGAACAGGATCTTTCAAAGCATGTCTCGCAAAGGCAACTGCTACGACAACTCACCCATGGAAAACTTCTTTGGGATCATGAAGCAAGAGATGTACTACGGTCAGGTATACAGAAGCTTCGATGAACTCAAAGATGCGATAGACAAATACATACGTTACTACAACCAAAAGCGCAGCAAAGCATCTCTTGGATACCGGAGTCCAGTTGAGTACCGGGAAGAGATATTAGCTGCATAG
- a CDS encoding LysR family transcriptional regulator codes for METARCKAFLGAVEQGTLSGAAEVLGYTPSGVSQLITALEEDLGMALLERTRKGVTLSEAGALMIPVIRGFVAQEGAVYEKAADIRGLAIGSVCVATYPSVATYWLPKVLRRFREEYPQIQMRLMEGIRQELLEWLKSGEADLVIMPENPNIEEEMLDWIPLAEDPMVAVLPKEHPLAEAACYPIARCGEEDFVMPALGHDVDVEELLADYGIHPHIVFTTMENPVLLSLIQNGLGMSVMNRLCTSMWRDKVAVLPLDPPSTVTFGIAAAGNRHLSPAADKFEEYLVRMLTKEASDQKR; via the coding sequence ATGGAAACCGCAAGGTGCAAGGCATTTCTCGGCGCCGTGGAACAGGGGACGCTGAGCGGTGCGGCGGAGGTGCTGGGGTATACACCCTCTGGAGTCAGCCAGCTGATCACGGCGCTGGAGGAGGATCTGGGGATGGCACTTCTGGAAAGGACCCGGAAAGGCGTGACCCTTTCCGAGGCGGGGGCATTGATGATACCTGTGATACGCGGTTTTGTGGCACAGGAGGGGGCCGTGTACGAAAAGGCTGCGGATATCCGGGGACTTGCCATCGGGTCGGTATGCGTCGCTACTTATCCGAGTGTGGCCACCTACTGGCTGCCGAAGGTGTTGCGCCGGTTTCGGGAAGAGTATCCACAGATCCAGATGCGGCTGATGGAAGGGATCCGACAGGAACTGTTGGAGTGGCTGAAGAGCGGGGAGGCGGACCTGGTGATCATGCCGGAGAACCCGAACATAGAAGAAGAGATGCTGGATTGGATCCCACTGGCAGAGGATCCCATGGTGGCAGTGCTCCCGAAGGAGCACCCATTGGCAGAGGCGGCATGCTATCCCATCGCCAGATGTGGAGAGGAGGATTTTGTCATGCCGGCGCTAGGCCACGACGTAGACGTGGAAGAACTTCTGGCTGATTACGGGATCCACCCACACATCGTTTTCACCACCATGGAGAATCCAGTGCTTCTATCCCTGATCCAAAACGGCCTTGGTATGAGCGTCATGAACCGGCTCTGCACATCGATGTGGCGTGACAAAGTAGCGGTGCTCCCGCTGGATCCGCCCTCCACCGTCACCTTTGGGATCGCCGCGGCCGGGAACCGACACTTGTCCCCGGCCGCAGACAAGTTCGAAGAGTATCTGGTGCGGATGCTGACGAAGGAAGCCTCTGACCAGAAGAGGTGA
- the mmuM gene encoding homocysteine S-methyltransferase: protein MNEKLQNIFQQQTIMIIDGSMSTALEQRGADLNDRLWTARVLAEKPDLIRQVHKAYFQAGADCGITASYQATIPGLIDAGYTEAQAEDILARSVRLFCEARAEWWAEEGQADRRPWPLCLAAVGPYGAYLADGSEYRGNYGISDETLQSFHRRRMEVLWEAGPDLLLIETVPSLREAMLCADLAEELGADYWISFSCRDQAHINEGDLIEECARKLSIGHPRLQMLGVNCTDPRYITGLIHELRKGTDLPIAVYPNSGDRYDPTTKTWKRLGTEKAFGTFALSYMKAGATAVGGCCTTVEPHIRQITEARRKFLNAE from the coding sequence ATGAACGAGAAACTTCAGAACATATTCCAACAGCAGACCATCATGATCATTGACGGCTCCATGTCCACCGCTCTGGAACAGCGGGGCGCCGATCTGAACGACAGACTGTGGACGGCCCGCGTACTGGCCGAGAAACCGGACCTGATCCGCCAGGTGCACAAAGCCTACTTCCAGGCCGGCGCAGACTGCGGCATCACAGCCAGCTACCAGGCCACCATTCCCGGATTGATAGACGCCGGGTATACCGAGGCCCAGGCCGAGGACATTCTGGCCCGCTCCGTTCGGCTTTTCTGTGAGGCCAGAGCGGAGTGGTGGGCGGAGGAGGGGCAGGCCGACCGCCGCCCCTGGCCGCTTTGTCTGGCGGCCGTCGGCCCTTACGGAGCCTACCTGGCTGACGGCTCAGAATACAGAGGCAACTACGGGATCTCCGACGAGACACTACAAAGCTTCCACCGCAGACGCATGGAGGTCCTCTGGGAAGCCGGCCCCGACCTGCTCCTCATCGAGACCGTCCCGTCTCTTAGGGAAGCCATGCTTTGTGCAGACCTGGCCGAAGAACTGGGTGCCGACTACTGGATCAGTTTCTCCTGCCGGGACCAGGCCCACATCAACGAAGGCGACCTCATCGAAGAGTGCGCGAGAAAGCTTTCGATCGGGCATCCGCGTCTGCAGATGCTGGGCGTCAACTGCACGGACCCGCGTTACATCACCGGATTGATCCACGAGCTGCGAAAGGGCACGGACCTGCCCATCGCTGTATACCCCAACAGCGGTGACCGCTACGACCCGACCACCAAGACCTGGAAGCGGCTGGGAACAGAGAAGGCATTTGGAACCTTTGCCCTGTCCTATATGAAAGCCGGTGCGACCGCAGTGGGCGGCTGCTGCACCACCGTGGAGCCCCATATCCGCCAGATCACAGAGGCCAGGAGGAAGTTCCTGAACGCGGAATGA
- a CDS encoding 3'-5' exonuclease, which yields MSKHYIVMDLEFNSPHNRFRSVNNGVRLWHEIVQIGAVKLDQEMKEVDSFECLVKPKAYAKMNGKVKELTGITTEMMWEGKDFVTAATEFLDWCGEDSAFVTWSDNDIFVLEDNMRYHGMDISGLPECYDIQIMFDDQISMNDRCMPLNYAMWKLDIKPAPAHTALNDAINTVQVFQRLDLSEGLEAYAV from the coding sequence ATGAGTAAGCACTATATCGTCATGGATCTTGAATTCAACAGTCCACATAACCGTTTCAGGAGCGTGAACAACGGAGTCAGACTCTGGCATGAGATCGTACAGATCGGTGCTGTCAAGCTGGATCAGGAGATGAAAGAAGTCGATTCCTTCGAATGCCTTGTAAAACCGAAAGCATATGCGAAGATGAACGGGAAGGTAAAGGAACTGACCGGGATCACCACAGAGATGATGTGGGAAGGAAAGGACTTCGTTACTGCAGCGACGGAATTCCTGGACTGGTGTGGAGAGGATTCAGCGTTTGTGACCTGGAGCGACAACGATATCTTCGTGCTGGAAGACAACATGCGGTACCATGGGATGGATATAAGCGGACTTCCGGAATGCTACGATATCCAGATCATGTTTGATGATCAAATCAGTATGAACGACAGATGCATGCCACTGAATTACGCGATGTGGAAACTGGACATAAAGCCAGCCCCCGCCCACACTGCCTTGAACGATGCGATCAACACAGTCCAAGTGTTCCAAAGGCTGGATCTGTCGGAGGGACTAGAAGCATATGCTGTTTAA
- a CDS encoding helix-turn-helix transcriptional regulator, protein MSRKSVKEEKNLYQIARERLGWSREYASEVTGLSTSHLERIESGKIIPKADAVIILARDYSAPELCNYFCTSQCDIGKKIIPVIEKRQLSQIVLKMLASINALESDKRRLVEITADEIIEEGELEDFVMIEKHLEQMSNTINSLKLWIKSTSDAIDEKQLNAVRKQMTV, encoded by the coding sequence ATGAGCAGAAAGTCAGTGAAAGAGGAAAAAAATCTCTATCAGATAGCCAGGGAACGACTTGGTTGGTCTAGGGAGTACGCGTCGGAGGTGACTGGATTATCAACCAGCCATCTGGAGCGGATAGAGTCAGGAAAAATCATTCCAAAGGCGGATGCTGTAATAATACTGGCACGGGATTATAGCGCTCCGGAACTATGTAATTATTTCTGTACAAGCCAATGTGATATTGGAAAAAAGATTATACCTGTCATCGAAAAAAGGCAACTGTCTCAGATTGTTCTAAAGATGTTGGCAAGTATTAATGCACTGGAGTCAGATAAACGGCGTCTTGTGGAAATCACTGCGGATGAAATCATCGAGGAAGGTGAGCTTGAAGACTTTGTTATGATCGAAAAACATCTTGAACAAATGTCTAACACCATCAATTCATTGAAGTTGTGGATCAAGAGCACATCCGATGCAATTGATGAAAAGCAGTTAAATGCGGTTCGAAAGCAAATGACGGTATAG
- a CDS encoding helix-turn-helix domain-containing protein yields the protein MIKEKDINSKKAKPLSLGAKLRELRLRDGMSQEQFAERLNISRSAVAKWESGAGTPETENLIVIAKEFSVSLDWLLSINQETYHLVPSKSRIRIEVIYE from the coding sequence ATGATAAAAGAAAAGGACATAAACAGCAAGAAAGCAAAGCCCCTATCACTCGGGGCAAAACTGAGGGAACTACGCCTTCGAGATGGTATGTCGCAGGAACAATTTGCGGAGCGGTTAAATATTTCCCGCAGTGCCGTGGCAAAATGGGAGTCCGGCGCAGGAACACCTGAAACGGAGAATCTTATAGTCATAGCAAAAGAATTCTCTGTCAGTCTGGATTGGTTGCTCTCTATCAACCAGGAGACATATCATCTTGTCCCATCCAAATCAAGAATCAGAATCGAGGTGATTTATGAGTAA
- a CDS encoding helix-turn-helix transcriptional regulator, with protein sequence MAMNTQQKRMVNRLQSNLYTIRQLAGWSADDLGELLDLTKQTIYNLERGKPKMSLVQYLAIRTIIDDEICRQPDNKALSSAVALLLDDEELSDKEYDELQLSLKTITKGMARTTDREIALKLAMTTVSAVASFMAISTASGVGNWLTALREIADAKGK encoded by the coding sequence ATGGCCATGAATACACAGCAAAAGAGAATGGTAAATCGATTGCAGAGCAATCTCTATACGATAAGGCAGCTGGCAGGCTGGAGCGCTGATGATCTCGGAGAGCTTCTGGATTTGACCAAGCAAACAATTTATAATCTCGAACGTGGAAAACCCAAAATGTCGCTTGTTCAATACCTTGCAATTCGTACGATAATTGATGATGAGATTTGTCGTCAGCCTGACAATAAGGCTCTAAGCAGTGCAGTTGCATTGTTGCTAGATGATGAAGAATTATCGGACAAGGAGTACGATGAACTGCAATTATCGCTGAAAACAATAACGAAAGGGATGGCCAGAACCACAGATAGAGAAATCGCCCTTAAGTTGGCGATGACTACAGTAAGTGCAGTGGCCAGCTTCATGGCAATCAGTACAGCATCAGGAGTGGGCAATTGGCTTACCGCATTAAGAGAAATTGCAGATGCAAAAGGGAAATAA
- a CDS encoding type I restriction-modification system subunit M — protein sequence MNKQQLASKIWESANKLRSKIEANEYKDYILGFIFYKFLSDKEEQFLRKDGWGTEDLMELTEADTDTMGYCRRQLGYFIAYDNFFSTWLAKGKDFDVSNVTDALSAFNRLIDPQHKKVFEKIFDTLDTGLTKLGDTSGARTKAISNLLQLIRDIPMDGQEDYDVLGFIYEYLISNFAANAGKKAGEFYTPHEVSLLMSEIVADHLHDREKIEIYDPTSGSGSLLINIGQCAARHMGSRDNIKYYAQELKENTYNLTRMNLVMRGILPDNIVTRNGDTLEEDWPFFDENHVYAPLYVDAVVSNPPYSQHWEPTEDKRHDPRFANYGIAPKSKADYAFLLHDLYHLKPDGIMTIVLPHGVLFRGGEEGDIRRNLIEKNNIDAIIGLPANIFFGTGIPTIIMVLKQKRSNTDVLIVDASKHFEKVGKNNKLRASDIKRIVDVVTERRSTDRFSRVVSREEIRNNDYNLNIPRYVDSSEETETWDIFATIVGSIPNSEIDRLQKYWEAFPHLREELFQNDGSPYSTLATENVAQTIKDSDDIEAFRDVFHQTFCDFAADLNSKLIARLDPMEVTVTEEEISDDIFRRLAAIPLVDKYEAYQLLDSVWAVIASDLETIQRDGFASTRCVDPRMVFKKKGNTEEEIQEGWAGRVIPFELAQSLLLGADLDDLKAKEDRLAEISTAYEEALESLSEEDKESGFVNEDGAGFVWQEVKKAIKAAELDGEVLAVLRKVSALNSEEKTLKKQIKEGNAALHQKTKETIEGLSDQQVLELLENKWITPLMEALNSLPIDIIDTLTKEVTSLSQKYATTLSDLDAEIRQTELAFSAMLDDLTGSEFDRKGLDELQKLLRG from the coding sequence ATGAACAAACAGCAACTAGCCTCAAAAATCTGGGAGTCGGCCAACAAGCTCCGCTCCAAGATCGAGGCGAATGAATACAAAGACTACATCCTCGGTTTCATCTTTTATAAGTTCCTTTCGGACAAAGAAGAACAGTTCCTGCGAAAGGACGGCTGGGGGACAGAGGACCTGATGGAACTGACCGAGGCAGACACCGACACCATGGGCTATTGCCGTCGCCAGCTCGGTTATTTCATCGCCTACGATAACTTCTTCTCCACCTGGCTTGCGAAGGGGAAAGATTTCGATGTATCCAACGTGACGGATGCTTTGTCCGCCTTCAATCGGCTCATCGACCCGCAGCACAAGAAGGTCTTCGAGAAGATCTTCGACACGCTGGACACGGGCCTCACAAAGCTGGGGGATACGTCGGGAGCACGCACAAAGGCTATCAGCAACCTGCTGCAGCTGATCCGGGATATTCCTATGGACGGGCAGGAGGACTACGATGTCCTGGGTTTCATCTACGAGTATCTGATCAGCAACTTTGCTGCCAATGCAGGCAAGAAGGCCGGAGAGTTCTATACGCCACACGAGGTATCCCTGCTCATGTCAGAAATCGTGGCGGATCACCTGCACGACCGGGAGAAGATCGAAATCTACGATCCCACGAGCGGTTCCGGCTCGCTTTTGATCAACATCGGCCAGTGCGCCGCCCGGCACATGGGCAGCCGCGACAACATCAAATACTATGCCCAGGAGCTGAAGGAGAACACCTACAACCTGACCCGGATGAACCTGGTGATGCGCGGCATCCTGCCGGATAACATCGTGACTCGCAACGGCGATACTCTGGAGGAAGACTGGCCGTTCTTTGATGAGAATCATGTGTATGCTCCTTTGTATGTGGATGCGGTGGTCTCCAACCCGCCCTATTCTCAGCACTGGGAGCCAACAGAGGACAAGCGGCATGACCCGCGTTTCGCCAACTACGGGATCGCCCCTAAGAGTAAGGCGGACTATGCGTTCCTGCTCCACGATCTGTATCATCTGAAGCCGGACGGGATCATGACCATCGTGCTCCCGCACGGGGTTTTGTTCCGCGGCGGTGAGGAGGGAGACATCCGCAGAAACCTCATCGAGAAGAACAACATCGACGCCATCATCGGGCTCCCGGCAAACATCTTTTTCGGCACAGGCATCCCCACCATCATCATGGTGTTGAAGCAGAAGCGTTCCAATACCGACGTGCTGATCGTTGACGCGTCCAAGCATTTTGAGAAGGTGGGAAAGAACAACAAGCTCCGGGCCTCAGACATCAAGCGGATCGTGGATGTGGTGACGGAGCGCAGGAGCACGGATCGGTTCTCCCGGGTTGTGTCCCGTGAAGAGATCCGAAACAACGACTACAACCTGAACATTCCACGCTACGTGGACTCCTCCGAGGAGACGGAAACTTGGGATATATTTGCAACCATAGTCGGGAGCATTCCCAACTCAGAAATCGACCGGCTGCAAAAGTATTGGGAAGCCTTCCCACACCTTCGGGAGGAGCTGTTTCAAAACGACGGTTCGCCTTACTCCACGCTGGCGACAGAGAATGTCGCCCAGACAATCAAGGATAGCGATGATATAGAGGCATTCCGGGATGTTTTCCACCAGACCTTCTGCGATTTTGCAGCGGATCTGAATAGCAAACTGATCGCAAGACTGGATCCCATGGAGGTAACAGTCACAGAAGAGGAGATCAGCGATGATATATTCCGGCGGCTTGCCGCCATTCCTCTGGTGGACAAGTACGAGGCCTACCAACTCCTTGACAGCGTCTGGGCGGTCATCGCCTCTGACCTGGAGACCATCCAACGGGACGGTTTCGCCTCGACCAGGTGCGTCGATCCCAGAATGGTGTTCAAGAAGAAAGGCAACACGGAAGAGGAGATCCAGGAGGGATGGGCCGGCCGAGTGATCCCTTTCGAGCTTGCACAAAGCCTTCTTCTCGGCGCTGATCTGGATGATCTGAAGGCGAAGGAGGACAGGCTGGCCGAAATCAGTACCGCCTATGAGGAAGCACTGGAGAGTCTGTCCGAGGAGGATAAGGAAAGTGGCTTTGTGAACGAGGATGGAGCCGGTTTCGTATGGCAGGAGGTCAAGAAAGCCATCAAGGCAGCGGAGCTGGATGGGGAGGTGCTGGCGGTGCTCCGGAAAGTGTCCGCCCTGAACAGCGAGGAGAAGACGCTGAAGAAGCAGATCAAGGAAGGGAATGCGGCGCTTCACCAGAAGACAAAGGAGACTATCGAGGGGTTGTCTGACCAGCAGGTGCTGGAGTTGCTGGAGAACAAGTGGATCACACCGCTGATGGAAGCGCTGAACAGTTTGCCGATAGATATCATCGACACCCTTACAAAGGAAGTTACCTCGCTATCCCAGAAGTACGCCACTACGCTTTCTGACCTGGATGCGGAGATCCGGCAGACCGAGCTTGCGTTCAGCGCCATGCTGGACGACCTCACCGGCTCTGAGTTCGATCGGAAGGGTTTGGACGAGCTGCAAAAACTGCTGAGGGGGTGA
- a CDS encoding site-specific integrase, which produces MSKKQSSENLLSEYYAEWITVYKEGAVRPITLNKYKMAQSWICRLAPDLRLCDLDRIRYQEIINAYAETHERQTTMDFHHLIKGAILDAVDEGFVERDPTRKTIIKGKSPAVKKIKYLNQFELHTLLSGLELKDCINWDYFLMLVAKTGMRFSEALAMTPADFDFAHQTITINKTWDYKGSGGFLPTKNKSSVRKIQIDWQTVIQFSELVRGLPADKPIFVCEDKAIYNSTVNSILARHCTRLGIPVISVHGLRHTHASLLLFAGVSIASVARRLGHASMTTTQKTYLHIIQELENQDIDLVMKSMASLN; this is translated from the coding sequence ATGTCAAAGAAACAATCTTCGGAGAATCTACTCAGCGAATATTATGCCGAATGGATCACCGTATACAAGGAGGGAGCAGTAAGACCGATCACGCTTAACAAATACAAGATGGCACAGTCTTGGATTTGCCGGCTTGCGCCGGATCTGAGGCTTTGTGACCTGGATAGAATTCGATATCAGGAGATTATCAACGCCTACGCGGAAACGCATGAGAGGCAGACCACAATGGACTTCCACCACTTGATCAAAGGGGCGATTCTGGATGCAGTCGACGAGGGATTTGTCGAGAGGGATCCGACCAGAAAGACGATCATCAAAGGAAAGTCGCCTGCAGTGAAGAAGATCAAGTATCTGAATCAGTTCGAATTGCATACATTGCTATCCGGTCTGGAATTGAAGGATTGCATCAATTGGGACTATTTCCTTATGCTTGTTGCCAAGACTGGGATGAGGTTTTCTGAAGCGCTGGCTATGACGCCAGCGGACTTCGACTTCGCCCATCAGACAATCACGATCAACAAGACTTGGGATTACAAGGGTTCTGGAGGGTTTCTGCCGACGAAAAACAAGTCTTCGGTCAGAAAGATCCAGATTGACTGGCAGACAGTTATTCAGTTTTCTGAGCTTGTGCGGGGGTTGCCTGCAGATAAACCAATTTTCGTTTGCGAAGACAAAGCTATATACAACTCTACGGTGAACAGCATTCTTGCTCGGCACTGTACAAGACTTGGAATTCCAGTTATTTCGGTTCACGGTCTGAGGCATACGCATGCATCGCTTTTGTTATTTGCCGGAGTATCCATTGCCAGTGTGGCACGTCGCTTGGGGCACGCAAGTATGACAACTACACAGAAAACGTATCTTCACATCATTCAGGAACTGGAGAATCAGGATATTGACCTTGTCATGAAGTCCATGGCAAGCCTCAATTAA
- a CDS encoding restriction endonuclease subunit S: MKRREGQYYTDAWEQRKFSDFTQRESAFQLSSAEYPSVEYEDVVAGEGRLNKDVRLKEAQKTGIVFDGTQVLYGKLRPYLHNWLNPDFSGVAVGDWWVLRPVGVDREFLYRLIQTQPFDDVANLSSGSKMPRADWNLVSNTDFIIPSSLDEQRQIAETFDDLDHLITLHQRKLESLQIIKKSLLQKMFV, encoded by the coding sequence ATGAAGCGGAGGGAGGGACAGTATTATACTGATGCTTGGGAACAGCGTAAGTTCTCTGACTTTACACAGAGAGAGTCAGCTTTCCAGTTATCATCTGCTGAATATCCAAGCGTTGAGTATGAAGATGTAGTCGCCGGGGAAGGTCGGCTGAATAAGGATGTCCGTCTGAAAGAAGCACAGAAGACTGGCATTGTCTTTGACGGAACGCAAGTGCTTTATGGGAAACTTCGGCCATACTTGCACAATTGGCTAAACCCTGATTTTTCAGGCGTTGCAGTTGGTGACTGGTGGGTTTTGCGGCCTGTTGGAGTGGATAGAGAATTCCTTTATCGCTTGATCCAGACGCAGCCATTTGATGATGTCGCAAATCTATCCTCGGGATCCAAAATGCCTCGTGCGGACTGGAATCTTGTATCAAATACAGATTTCATTATTCCATCTTCGTTGGATGAGCAAAGGCAGATAGCAGAGACCTTTGATGATCTCGACCACCTAATCACCCTTCATCAGCGTAAGTTGGAATCACTCCAAATAATAAAGAAATCCTTGCTTCAAAAGATGTTTGTGTAA
- a CDS encoding RNA-binding domain-containing protein, which produces MNLGKETETLEFKKTTGEMKAAMISISSILNKHGIGTLYFGVKPNGDVVGQDVSESSLRDVSRTIYESIRPQIYPAIEEVVMNQRSLIKVEFSGDNAPYSAAGKYYLRTADEDREVTPEELREFFAANKYREKWEKGQSEALSTQIDRTAIRTFWHKAVSAGRMPAGRFNCPIILKRFGLLAGDYLTNAGEALFGNTGPVSLKVGIFATDEKLTILDMRLYEDNIYNLLDTAEDYILRNIRWKVEITGTGREEIPEIPVAVIREVLANSFAHALYNGRTNHEICIHPGMITVYSPGEYASKYQPEEYIKGNVESEIRNATISKILYLNKSIEQFGSGFKRINSLCKDAGIKYSYENKENGFKFIIFRPQIRSDISSVTLDVTLNGTEKAVYAILKQKPDSSRGEIAERISKTVRTVQRALDSLRDKGYIRRVGAKQNATWEILK; this is translated from the coding sequence ATGAATCTGGGGAAAGAAACAGAAACTCTTGAGTTCAAGAAAACGACAGGCGAAATGAAGGCAGCAATGATATCAATATCCTCTATCCTGAACAAACATGGGATTGGTACCTTATATTTCGGTGTTAAACCAAATGGGGATGTTGTTGGTCAGGATGTATCTGAATCTTCATTGCGGGACGTTTCCAGGACGATTTATGAGAGTATCAGACCTCAAATATACCCGGCTATCGAAGAAGTTGTAATGAACCAAAGATCTTTGATCAAGGTAGAGTTCAGCGGCGATAATGCCCCATACTCTGCTGCCGGGAAATACTATCTAAGAACGGCGGATGAAGACAGAGAAGTGACACCAGAGGAACTAAGGGAATTCTTTGCCGCTAATAAGTATCGAGAGAAATGGGAGAAGGGACAGTCCGAGGCTCTTTCAACACAGATCGACAGGACTGCCATTAGAACATTTTGGCACAAAGCGGTTTCGGCAGGTAGAATGCCCGCTGGAAGATTTAATTGTCCTATCATACTGAAAAGATTTGGCCTGCTCGCTGGTGATTATCTTACAAACGCAGGGGAGGCTCTATTTGGAAATACCGGACCAGTTTCACTGAAGGTCGGGATCTTCGCCACGGACGAAAAACTGACGATTCTGGACATGAGGCTGTATGAGGACAATATCTACAATCTTCTCGACACAGCCGAAGATTACATTTTGAGGAACATACGATGGAAGGTCGAAATAACGGGAACAGGCAGAGAGGAAATACCCGAGATTCCCGTAGCTGTTATCAGAGAAGTATTGGCAAACAGTTTTGCTCATGCGCTTTATAACGGAAGGACCAATCACGAGATCTGTATCCACCCTGGAATGATCACTGTCTACAGCCCTGGCGAGTATGCAAGCAAGTATCAACCAGAAGAGTATATTAAAGGCAATGTTGAATCAGAAATCAGGAATGCCACCATTTCAAAAATCCTGTACTTGAACAAATCAATCGAGCAGTTTGGCAGTGGGTTTAAGCGAATCAACAGTCTGTGCAAAGATGCTGGAATCAAGTATTCCTATGAGAACAAAGAAAACGGTTTCAAGTTTATTATCTTCCGACCACAGATAAGAAGTGACATTTCGAGTGTCACTTTGGATGTCACTTTGAATGGAACAGAGAAAGCTGTCTATGCTATTCTTAAACAGAAACCTGATTCCTCAAGGGGCGAAATAGCAGAAAGGATTTCCAAGACAGTCAGGACCGTGCAGAGAGCATTGGATTCTCTCAGAGACAAGGGATATATAAGAAGAGTAGGCGCAAAACAAAATGCGACATGGGAGATACTGAAATAG